From a region of the Zingiber officinale cultivar Zhangliang chromosome 4B, Zo_v1.1, whole genome shotgun sequence genome:
- the LOC121978289 gene encoding uncharacterized protein LOC121978289, whose translation MTLIENCSALLMANSPPKLQDPGNFSMPCKIGSELISRAFCDLGASVSLLLYTLCKKLGLQNIKLTTMTLQLADHSCRYPMGIVEDIPVEVGGCIVPTDFIILDMEEDSKIPIILRRPFLATAGAIIDVKSHRLSLEIDKEKIEFDLSDSFICNPPFSGKFSQDQHTQSRGVQFP comes from the coding sequence ATGACATTGATAGAGAATTGTAGCGCTCTCCTTATGGCGAATTCTCCACCAAAGCTTCAGGATCCAGGAAACTTCTCCATGCCATGCaaaattggttctgaactcaTATCGAGAGCCTTCTGCGACTTGGGGGCCAGCGTCAGCCTACTTCTGTACACTTTATGCAAGAAGCTGGGCCTCCAAAATATTAAATTGACCACTATGACATtgcaattagctgaccattcatgcagATACCCAATGGGGATAGTGGAAGATATACCAGTTGAAGTGGGTGGATGTATAGTTCCCACagatttcattatcttggatatggaggaagacTCTAAGATACCGATTATCCTtagaagaccattccttgccacagctGGAGCCATCATTGATGTAAAAAGTCACaggttatccttggagatcgacAAAGAAAAAATCGAgtttgatttatctgattcctTCATCTGCAACCCCCCCTTCTCAGGGAAATTCTCGCAAGATCAAcatacacaaagtcgaggagtgcaATTTCCATGA